One part of the Halopenitus persicus genome encodes these proteins:
- a CDS encoding acylphosphatase translates to MTERSDDDRVRAHVHVSGHVQGVYYRATTRDTAREHGVDGWVKNLPDGRVEAVFEGPRSAVESMIEWCHEGSPRATVEDVAVTYEDPAGIEGFEIRR, encoded by the coding sequence ATGACCGAGCGAAGCGACGACGACCGCGTTCGCGCGCACGTCCACGTCTCCGGCCACGTGCAGGGCGTCTACTACCGCGCGACCACCAGGGATACCGCACGCGAGCACGGGGTCGACGGGTGGGTGAAGAACCTGCCTGACGGGCGCGTCGAAGCCGTCTTCGAAGGACCCCGATCGGCCGTCGAGTCGATGATCGAGTGGTGTCACGAGGGCAGCCCGCGCGCGACCGTCGAGGACGTCGCCGTCACGTACGAGGATCCGGCCGGGATCGAGGGGTTCGAGATCCGACGGTAG
- a CDS encoding DEAD/DEAH box helicase, whose product MDAFARLGPAVREALSDRGFTKPTEPQRKAIPPIAAGRNALVLAPTGTGKTETAMLPVFDRIVRDRAASADEAAGDGTVGDDGATEGIAALYITPLRALNRDMMDRLEWWGEALGLEIAVRHGDTTQYERSKQADDPPDVLITTPESLQAILTGSKMRQALADVGHVVVDEVHELASAKRGAQLTIGLERLRALAGPVQRIGLSATVGSPEEVGRFLVGCGTRDPNRTGDREFAVVEVEAGTRVDFEVVSPEITAEDERLAGALATTEEIASHVRAIRDVVAANRSTLVFVNTRQTAEALGSRFKALSASDGDGNGTGTDGGSATDVSVEVHHGSLSSDVRVDVEDRFKAGDIDALICTSSMELGIDVGRVDHVVQYGSPREVARLLQRVGRAGHRSDRVSRGTVVTSDADDALEALAIARRGSVGAVEPANIQYGSLDTVANQVVGIVMDLGEVHARRAYRIVTSAYPFRELDEATFRAVVRELDGNRVLWLEEETDAIEKSGGSWQYFYANLSMIPDEATFEVYDLSSRRQIGTLDERFVLDFAGPGETFIQRGEMWRITDVDEEEERVNVSPIEDPGGEVPAWVGSEIPVPKPVAAEVGRIRAEAANRLANGAPPAAVARGLSERYPAGESTILDALEPIVDHVEADDPVPTDDRIVVEGLGRSVVVNAAFGHRINETLARLLSALIGQRTGSSVGMDVDPYRIELEVPSSIDPGTVIEILEETDPDHLASYLELALKNADTLAFTLAQVAAKFGTVKRYQEGSGRFGGGRLLAALEGTPVYEEAVREVFHQDLDVEGAATTLDRIRDGEIELVAARERTPIGSAGESSGREFLVPENADADVIETVRERIRDDRMLLCCLHCRNWTRRTPVRRIRDQPSCPECGSTRVAALNPWDEETVAAVRADEKDDEQERLTERAYRSASLVQSHGKRAVIAMAARGVGPHNAARIISKLREDEDEFYRDILKQEREYARTQSFWE is encoded by the coding sequence TGCCGGTCTTCGACCGGATCGTTCGCGATCGCGCTGCGAGCGCGGACGAGGCAGCCGGCGATGGGACGGTCGGCGACGACGGGGCGACGGAGGGGATCGCGGCGCTGTACATCACGCCGCTGCGGGCGCTCAACCGCGACATGATGGACCGGCTGGAGTGGTGGGGCGAGGCGCTCGGCCTCGAGATCGCCGTCCGGCACGGTGACACGACCCAGTATGAACGGTCGAAACAGGCCGACGACCCGCCGGACGTGCTCATCACGACGCCGGAGAGCCTTCAGGCGATCCTCACCGGATCGAAGATGCGCCAGGCGCTCGCGGACGTGGGGCACGTGGTCGTCGACGAGGTCCACGAGCTCGCCTCGGCCAAGCGCGGCGCCCAGCTCACCATCGGGCTCGAGCGCCTCCGGGCGCTCGCGGGACCGGTACAGCGGATCGGCCTCTCGGCGACGGTCGGATCTCCCGAGGAGGTGGGCCGGTTCCTCGTCGGCTGCGGGACCCGTGATCCGAACCGGACCGGCGACCGGGAGTTCGCGGTCGTCGAGGTCGAGGCCGGGACGCGCGTCGACTTCGAGGTCGTCAGCCCGGAGATCACCGCGGAGGACGAGCGCCTCGCCGGCGCGTTGGCGACGACCGAGGAGATCGCGAGCCACGTTCGAGCGATCCGTGACGTCGTGGCGGCGAACCGGTCCACGTTGGTCTTCGTCAACACTCGACAGACGGCGGAGGCGCTCGGGTCTCGATTCAAGGCGCTGTCAGCGTCGGACGGCGATGGAAACGGAACCGGGACCGACGGCGGATCGGCGACCGACGTCTCGGTCGAGGTCCACCACGGATCGCTCTCGAGCGACGTCCGGGTCGACGTCGAGGACCGGTTCAAGGCGGGCGACATCGACGCGCTGATCTGCACCTCCTCGATGGAGCTGGGGATCGACGTCGGGCGCGTCGACCACGTGGTCCAGTACGGGAGTCCCCGCGAGGTGGCCCGGCTGCTCCAGCGCGTCGGCCGCGCCGGCCACCGGAGCGACCGGGTCTCGCGGGGCACGGTCGTGACGAGCGACGCCGACGACGCCCTCGAGGCGCTGGCGATCGCCCGCCGCGGCTCCGTCGGCGCGGTCGAACCCGCGAACATCCAGTACGGGAGCCTCGACACGGTCGCCAACCAGGTCGTCGGGATCGTGATGGACCTCGGCGAGGTCCACGCCCGGCGGGCCTACCGGATCGTCACGAGCGCGTATCCGTTTCGGGAGCTGGACGAGGCGACGTTCCGGGCGGTGGTCCGCGAGCTCGACGGGAACCGCGTCCTCTGGCTCGAGGAGGAGACGGACGCGATCGAGAAGTCCGGCGGCTCCTGGCAGTACTTCTACGCGAACCTCTCGATGATCCCCGACGAGGCGACCTTCGAGGTGTACGACCTCTCCTCGCGGCGGCAGATCGGAACCCTCGACGAGCGGTTCGTGCTGGATTTCGCCGGGCCAGGGGAGACGTTCATCCAGCGCGGCGAGATGTGGCGGATCACCGACGTCGACGAGGAGGAGGAGCGCGTCAACGTCTCGCCGATCGAGGATCCCGGCGGGGAGGTTCCCGCCTGGGTCGGCTCCGAGATCCCCGTCCCGAAGCCGGTGGCGGCCGAGGTCGGCCGGATCCGCGCCGAGGCCGCGAACCGGCTCGCGAACGGCGCGCCCCCGGCGGCCGTGGCACGGGGCTTGTCGGAACGGTACCCGGCCGGCGAGTCGACGATCCTGGACGCACTCGAGCCGATCGTCGACCACGTCGAGGCCGACGATCCGGTCCCGACGGACGACCGGATCGTCGTCGAGGGGCTCGGTCGCTCGGTCGTCGTCAACGCGGCGTTCGGCCACCGGATAAACGAGACGCTCGCGCGGCTCCTCTCGGCGCTGATCGGCCAGCGGACCGGCTCCTCGGTCGGGATGGACGTCGACCCCTACCGGATCGAGCTGGAGGTTCCCTCGTCGATCGATCCCGGAACGGTGATCGAGATCCTCGAGGAGACCGACCCGGACCACCTGGCGTCGTACCTCGAGCTCGCGCTGAAGAACGCCGACACGCTGGCGTTCACCCTCGCGCAGGTCGCGGCGAAGTTCGGCACCGTCAAGCGATATCAGGAGGGCTCCGGCCGGTTCGGCGGCGGTCGTCTCTTGGCAGCTCTCGAGGGGACGCCCGTCTACGAGGAGGCGGTCCGCGAGGTGTTCCACCAGGACCTCGACGTCGAGGGGGCCGCGACCACCCTCGACCGGATTCGGGACGGCGAGATCGAACTCGTCGCGGCGCGGGAACGGACCCCGATCGGCTCGGCCGGGGAGTCCTCCGGGCGGGAGTTCCTCGTGCCCGAGAACGCCGACGCCGACGTCATCGAGACGGTCCGCGAGCGCATTCGGGACGACCGAATGCTCCTGTGTTGTCTCCACTGCCGGAACTGGACCCGACGGACGCCGGTCAGGCGGATCCGGGACCAGCCGAGCTGTCCCGAGTGCGGGTCGACCCGCGTCGCCGCACTCAACCCGTGGGATGAAGAAACCGTCGCCGCGGTCCGGGCGGACGAGAAGGACGACGAGCAGGAGCGACTCACCGAGCGCGCCTACCGGTCCGCGAGCCTGGTACAGAGCCACGGCAAGCGAGCCGTAATCGCGATGGCCGCCCGCGGCGTCGGACCGCACAACGCCGCCCGGATCATCTCGAAGCTCCGCGAGGACGAGGACGAGTTCTACCGCGACATCCTGAAACAGGAGCGCGAGTACGCTCGGACGCAGTCGTTCTGGGAGTAA